Proteins co-encoded in one Flavobacterium fluviale genomic window:
- a CDS encoding SusC/RagA family TonB-linked outer membrane protein, producing MKKLMTSFIHWKADHTAVPLILFLLLTSNFITAQVKVSGTVSDEKGLSIPGANIMVTGTKKTASTDFDGKYSIDAPANSTISVSFIGYVTQAVNVKNGGTINVVLKLSAEDLREVLVNVGYRSVKRKDLTGAVSTVTSKDFADSPQVSVDQLLQGRAAGVTVTNNSGQPGGSVSVKIRGTTSISGTNEPLYIVDGIPISGDAANTATGGSIVTGYLGANTGNVTSSPIAFLNPNDIETLDILKDASATAIYGSRASNGVVIITTKRGKKGVGKIAYDSYLSVQNVTRLLDTMTLSQYAEQQNALAAVYGVTPRDEFAVPSVLGKGTNWQDEIYKTAIMNNHQISFSGAKEGTNYYISGGYTNQEGIVIGSAFKRYSFKTNVDSKLKDWLTVGVSLGTGITNEDITINGASNGIISTSILSTPDVAVKDTNGNYAGPPADGSIGVWINPVASALMNTNKLIKKSFIGNFYASFRLAKGLEYRFDFGGSTNVDNFEGFLPTYKWGAAVRETNQLTERASNVYSLNIKNVLTYKIDAGNHHFNILAAQEANDSHWFGNSQTISGLLSNDIHSISLGDPDTLVGSEYKGSSAFYSFFGTFNYDFDNRYALQATMRADGSSNFGPGQKWGYFPSISGSWKLSNESFMEGTREYIDNIKIRAGYGETGNQNIGGGGYMSTVRAIKSALGNFFTVNNIANPDLTWETSEQTNIGLDFTLFKSKLQASFEVYRKQSAGFLFVLPLPYYVTGTDAYQGGLGAPSVNLGSLRNQGFEMTLDYNNKFGKDFSWNSKVIFTTNKNKLLSLQDNFDLTKDVLLNDYTTKAVTKTVVGQPVGQFYGYQAVGIIRNNEQLANAPIPFTGNKAVKSQLGDVEYVDQNKDGLIDEKDLTYIGNPQPKFTYGFNNTFTYKNIDLGVFLQGSYGNKVMNLTRRAGTKNQRLYENQLAEAADFWTPENTDAKYPRPDGGDGHPNIAISDRYVEDGSFLRIQQVTLGYNMPSDVISKASISKLRFYFGIQNLYTFTKYTGYDPEVGSYNQDPLLSGIDSGRYPTNRSFTFGMNLEF from the coding sequence GCAAACATAATGGTTACGGGAACTAAAAAGACAGCTTCGACAGATTTTGATGGGAAATATTCTATCGATGCACCCGCAAACTCTACAATTTCTGTTTCATTTATTGGATATGTTACGCAGGCCGTTAATGTGAAAAACGGAGGGACAATTAATGTAGTCTTAAAGCTTAGTGCCGAAGATTTACGTGAAGTGTTAGTAAATGTAGGATATCGAAGTGTTAAGCGAAAAGATTTAACAGGAGCAGTTTCTACAGTTACTTCAAAAGATTTTGCAGATTCTCCACAAGTGTCTGTAGATCAGTTGTTACAAGGGCGTGCTGCAGGGGTGACCGTTACAAACAATTCTGGGCAGCCAGGAGGTAGTGTGTCAGTTAAGATACGTGGAACTACTTCTATTTCTGGTACTAATGAACCATTGTATATTGTAGATGGTATTCCGATTTCCGGAGATGCTGCTAATACTGCCACCGGCGGTTCAATCGTTACGGGTTATTTAGGAGCAAACACAGGAAACGTAACTTCTAGCCCGATTGCTTTTTTAAATCCGAACGATATCGAAACATTGGATATTTTGAAAGATGCCTCTGCAACTGCTATCTATGGTTCTAGAGCGTCGAATGGGGTTGTAATTATTACGACAAAAAGAGGAAAAAAAGGAGTAGGAAAAATTGCGTATGATTCATATTTGTCTGTTCAAAATGTAACTCGTTTATTAGACACGATGACTTTAAGTCAATATGCAGAACAGCAAAATGCATTAGCAGCTGTTTATGGTGTAACACCAAGAGACGAATTTGCTGTTCCGTCAGTTTTGGGTAAAGGAACGAATTGGCAGGACGAGATTTATAAAACGGCGATAATGAATAATCATCAGATTTCATTTTCAGGCGCTAAAGAAGGTACTAACTACTATATTTCTGGAGGATATACAAATCAAGAAGGTATTGTTATTGGATCAGCTTTTAAAAGATATAGTTTTAAAACGAATGTAGACAGCAAACTAAAAGATTGGCTTACTGTTGGAGTTTCTCTCGGAACTGGAATTACAAATGAAGATATAACAATTAATGGTGCCAGCAACGGTATTATTAGTACTTCTATATTATCTACTCCAGACGTTGCAGTAAAGGATACTAATGGTAATTATGCTGGTCCGCCGGCTGATGGTTCTATAGGAGTTTGGATTAATCCGGTTGCTTCGGCTTTGATGAATACCAACAAGTTGATTAAGAAGAGTTTCATAGGAAATTTTTACGCTAGTTTTAGACTTGCAAAAGGACTTGAGTATAGATTTGATTTCGGAGGATCTACAAATGTGGATAATTTTGAGGGCTTTCTGCCTACTTATAAATGGGGTGCTGCGGTTAGAGAAACCAATCAGCTGACAGAAAGGGCGAGCAATGTGTATAGCTTAAATATTAAAAACGTTTTAACTTATAAAATTGATGCTGGTAATCATCATTTTAACATTTTAGCTGCTCAAGAAGCTAATGACAGTCACTGGTTCGGGAACTCACAAACAATTTCTGGGTTGTTGAGTAATGATATTCATTCTATTAGTTTGGGTGATCCTGATACACTTGTGGGTTCAGAATACAAAGGAAGTTCTGCTTTTTATTCTTTCTTTGGAACTTTTAATTATGATTTTGATAATAGATATGCGCTGCAGGCAACGATGAGAGCAGATGGAAGTTCTAATTTTGGACCTGGTCAAAAATGGGGGTACTTTCCTTCAATTTCAGGATCTTGGAAACTTTCAAACGAAAGTTTTATGGAAGGAACTCGAGAATATATTGATAATATCAAAATTAGAGCTGGTTATGGTGAAACTGGAAACCAGAATATTGGCGGCGGCGGTTACATGAGTACGGTTCGTGCCATTAAATCAGCATTGGGTAATTTCTTTACGGTTAATAATATTGCAAACCCTGACTTAACTTGGGAAACTTCTGAGCAGACAAACATAGGTTTAGATTTTACACTTTTTAAATCAAAACTTCAGGCATCATTTGAAGTGTACAGAAAACAATCAGCAGGATTTTTATTTGTCTTGCCATTGCCTTATTATGTTACAGGAACAGATGCTTATCAAGGAGGTTTAGGGGCGCCAAGTGTAAACTTAGGAAGCTTAAGAAATCAAGGTTTTGAAATGACTTTGGATTACAATAATAAGTTTGGTAAAGATTTTTCTTGGAATTCAAAAGTAATTTTTACTACCAATAAAAATAAACTATTAAGCTTACAAGATAATTTTGATTTAACAAAAGATGTATTGCTTAATGATTATACTACCAAAGCAGTTACTAAAACGGTGGTTGGTCAGCCAGTTGGTCAGTTTTATGGTTACCAAGCGGTTGGTATTATCAGAAATAATGAACAATTAGCCAACGCGCCAATTCCTTTTACTGGAAACAAAGCAGTAAAAAGTCAATTGGGAGATGTTGAATATGTTGACCAAAATAAAGATGGTCTGATAGACGAAAAGGATTTGACTTACATTGGTAATCCTCAGCCGAAATTCACTTATGGTTTCAATAATACTTTTACATATAAAAACATTGATTTGGGAGTGTTTTTACAAGGTTCTTATGGGAACAAAGTGATGAACTTAACAAGACGTGCTGGAACTAAAAACCAACGTTTGTATGAAAATCAATTGGCGGAAGCTGCAGATTTCTGGACACCAGAAAATACGGATGCAAAATATCCAAGACCCGACGGTGGAGATGGACACCCAAATATAGCAATCTCTGATCGTTATGTGGAAGATGGATCATTTTTAAGAATTCAGCAGGTAACGTTAGGTTATAATATGCCTTCGGATGTGATTTCAAAAGCAAGTATTAGTAAATTAAGATTCTACTTTGGTATTCAAAATCTTTACACATTTACTAAATATACAGGATACGATCCAGAGGTTGGCTCATACAATCAAGATCCGTTATTATCAGGTATTGATTCAGGACGTTACCCAACGAATCGTAGTTTCACTTTTGGAATGAATTTAGAATTTTAA